The sequence gttcacaattcctgactaatctgacaaaaacaatttctccacccaaaggtgaagtaacatcTACTACACTAGGAAACAACTCAATAgtcaaagcatgcaataacacaaatttatcagagataaaggaatgggaagaacctgtatctatcaaaacatgagcagaataaccgaaaatcgaacagttacctgctataacttCATCCGGCGCTGCCTGAGCCTGagcctctgtcagagcaaagactcgtgcctgctgtctcggaggctggttcacACTAGGGTTACCTTCCTGTCTGTTCTGATGCTGAGGCTGGAAAAAGTGAACttcagaagactgcctctcaggctgagctgtaggtttagatgaactcccactctgagctcgctctctactacgctgagggcacaccttagaaaagtgtcccggttgctgacaggtttTGCAGGttccaaagactcccacacactgatccggtgagtgtattcccccacacttgctgtcgtacatggatgaagatccagaattctgtcctgaaccgaacttcttggaaccactggaactagaagaactgttccccttcctcttgaactgtttccccctttctttgtactgatcccttctgtttcccccactgtttccaccttcatacctatgctgttgattctgatactgaggtggctgattctgatgctgaggcggttggttctgagactgcctctgctgctgaggcaccatctgattacctctctgcctccacaagcccgcttcagctccctttgcgtgattcatggaatccgcaaagttatcaggtCTAGCaatgtttaccaacgtgaaaatGTCGgaattcaagccgttgatgaactgatcggctttggcttcctcACTGTcagcaatgtgcggtgcaaaacgcaacaagctgtcaaacttggctacatactcctcaatgttcagattcccttgcctcagattggcaaactctgctcccttgtcctttcggtacgaaacagggaaaaaccgcttataaaactcagttttgaaaagagaccaattgacaactgtacctctgttctccatggatctctttgtcgtgatccaccagttcttggcaacaccacgaagctgatgaatgactaacctggttcggcgatcatctgtgtaatcaatggaatcaaaaaactgatcaatgtcatccaaccaactctcacagtcaactggattctcagtacccatcaacaacggcggattaaacgactgaaacctcttcagcaaggtttccattggcgtcgctgtagcatccaactggtcaacttcagtgctagcttgttcaGTCGTAGGAAtgactggcggtgtgtttctgttaatcaatcgacgaggacccatctgataatcaaaggttaggaaacaagatatctcaatcgctacaatttggtgcccttacaaccgcttggaataccggataccagtcgataataGAAGCagatatatctcaagtagttcatgatttataaattaaatcgcaaatcatgtaattcaattaattctcaaataataaagcatgctcgcatggtattaattaaacaattaaagaactcaaacacatgcaaggagtcaatacatgcggactcgaactaccccgctcactctagttcaaccatgaatcttaactctctgataccacttaatgtgagaccttggttctaaacAAGGATTAAACTAACAAGCAACCACAAGACATGGTATGAAGccttaaaagttttttttaaagtcaatatcgcgcgcccgcgctcttaCCTGGCAAAAGGTCGCGCGCCCGTGCCATCAGGCCGCGCGCCTGCGCTGTCACGCCTCGTGATCGGAACGTAACATCGGcgttgttaacaattttaaatcgTAAAACAACAAGCCATGTAGTGCATAAATAGCCTTCAACCAGTCTTTTACAAATCCAGAAATGTCTTTACAATAACCAAAACATGACAATAGCGGAAGCGAAATGTAAACGATAATAAAACTAGTAAGACTGCTAGAAATtcttgatcaccaaccccagaaAGTGTGTTGCTCATCATCATCCAACTGTTCTTCGGTATCTGGGAAGGGAAGCAAGgggatgagtgttttgggaaacactcagcaagaggGGGCCAATCGTACATGCAAATgtcgaatatacatatatataggagttcaaAGGAAGCACGCTCCAACACATGTCGCAACATAAATCAGAACAATGCGAGACTTGAAACTGAGCATCAATACATATCATGAATGACATATAAACTTAGAAATTGCACTGTTATTCATCTTGTTAAGCATGACTACTTATCAGTCCCTAATTTTACTTCTCTAAGGGGGCGAGGccttaaacggttattataactcACCGCATTAGGGCCATATAATACCTTATCATGTTTTCAGAATTCTTACCACTTCTTAAGTCAAATTCTAACAGTGCATAACAAGGAATTTCATGGAATAACTTGTACATAATTCAAAGACATATGAACCAGGAGATGTACGATTGAACTTTCACAAACCGATCATGAAcgtttttaaaacatatatagatataagCCCTCTTACCTTAAGCGATTTGTAAGAAATCGTGCAGAACTTGATGTTGATGGTAAGCCTCATACGTGAGCAGAAAACTTCTTCAAAATAGAACAGAATTCTTGCTTTGAAACTGGGACAGAAACCTTGCTCAAACTTTGGACAGGAATCTGGTCGAACTGCTGCTATCAAACTGGTACTGCTTCTGCTATGCTTCGAAAGTGGCAGAAGGTTGGAACTCGAAAATGTGCAGAGTTTTACTCAGTCTTTTGTGCTCGAAAAATGGTGTGATTTCCCTTCCGAATCTACCACCATATATAGGTGTAAGAAGCAACTGAAGAGTCTCACATTCATGGCCAATAACTCATATTAACAGCCATAATTCTCCATTATTGTGGCTGTTACATTTCTGACTGTTACAACAtcatgaatttcgaatttgacAGCATACTCCATCAGTTTCAGCAGCCACTACTCTCCATCATTGTGACTGTTACCCTTCCTTATGTTTAGTTGGTTCTTGCACCTTTGAATTTCGAAATTTAATATCATTATACCATCAGTTATTTGCTTGTATATGACTGATAGAGTTACATCTTTTGCTttcaagtacatgcatataACTGTGGCTTCACAGTTACATCTTTTGCCttcaagtacatgcatataACCGTGGCTTCACATTCCTCCCACCTTGGGggaagtttcgtcctcgaaaattgGATTGGCTTGTTCTGCAAAAAGAAATGGATACAGATTGCGCATCTTCTCTTCCaattcccaagtggcctccctCTCCGTGTGATTAGACCACTGAATTTTTACGTATGGAATGGTTCTTCTTCTCAAAACTTGATTCTTGGTATCCACTATTCGTATTGGAACCTCTTCATATTTGATCTCCTTCTTTAGATTCCCTTCAACTACAAGAGGTTCAATTTGAAGAACATGACTGGGATCTGGGATATACTTTCTTAATTGCGAaacatggaaaacattgtgaATCCTTGACATATCTGGTGGTAAGGCCAGTCTATACGCCAAGGTTCCTACTTTGTCTAGAATCTCGAATGGTCTGACACATCGGGGATTCAATTTTCCAGATTTACCAAATCGAACAACTCCTTTCATGGGTGAGATTTTTACATATGCCTTTTCACCTACTTCAAATTCCAACGGTCGCCTCTTCATATCAGCCGAACTCTTTTGTCGATATTGAGAAGCTTTGAGTATTTTCTTGATGATGGTTACTTTTTCTATCGTTTATTGAATCAGTTCAGGTCCAGTGATGGTTTTCTCTCCTACTTCATCCCAGTATAAAGGTGAACGACACTTTCTCCCATATAATGCCTCGTATGGTGCCATACCAATACTGTTgtggtaactattgttgtaagcaaaCTCGATTAAAGGAAAATGTTCACTCCAGTTACCACTGAAGTCTAGGGCACAAGCCCTCAACATATCTTCCAAGATTTGAATTGTTCTCTCTGTTTGACCATCAGTTTGGGGGTGATAAGCCGTACTGGGAGTGACCTTGGTTCCCATGGCATTCTGAAAACTTTTTCAAAATCTGGACGCAAACCTCGGGTCCCTATCTGACAAAATACTAGCAGGTACGCCATGTAATCTTACGATATTGTCCATGTACAGGGTAGCTAGCTTATCCAGGTTGTAGTTCATGCGGACCGGTAGGAAATGCGCTGTCTTTGTAATTCTATCAACAATTACCCATATTCCATCATGACTATGCCTGGACTTGGGTAAGAtgacaacaaaatccatagaaatgtgttcccacttccattctggaatttCCAAAGGTTTAagtaatcctccaggtcgttgaTGTTCGGCTTTGAATTTCTGACAGACctgacatcgagacacaaactcAGCAACATCCTTCTTCATTCCATTCCACCAAAAAATTCCTTTTAAATCTCGATACATCTTGGTACTGCCGGGATGAACTGTAAATTTTGATTTGTGTGCTTCAGACATTACCTCATGACTAAGATTATCGATTTCGGGTACACACAATCGTCCTTTCATCCACATAACTCCATTGGAATCTATTTCAAGATTTGGTGTCTTTCCTTCTCCTGATTGCTCCCTGAGTTTTGCTAAAGAAGGATCTTGTCTCTGTTTCAATTTGACTGTTTCTCGAAGACATGGTTGTGCTGAGAGTGAGGCTAAGATTACCTTACCCATGTTCTTCCGACTCAGAGCATCAGCTACCTTATTTGCTTTTCCAGGGTGATAGCTTATTGTcaagtcataatccttcaatagttcaatccaccttctctgtctcatattcaactctttTTGAGTAAACAAGTACTTGAGACTTTtatgatcattaaatatttcaCACTTTGCACcgtaaagataatgcctccaaatctttaGCGCAAAGACCACTGCGGCTAATTCAAGGTCATGCGTGGGATAATTTTGCTCATATGACTTTAGTTGTCTTGAAGCATAAGCAATTACCCTTCCATCTTGCATGAGCACGCATCCCAATCCTCCTTTTGATGCGTCGCTATAGATGATAAAATTCTTGCCTTCAGTTGGTAGTGTCAATACTGGTGTAGATGCCAGCTTTTTCTTCAGAATTTCGAAGCTCTGTTCACACGTTTCATCCCAGTTGAACTTAGAGTTCTTTTGTGTGAGTTTGGTGAGAGGTATAGCTATTGAGGAAAAACCTTCCACGAATTTTCGATAGTAGCCAGCCAAACctataaaacttcgaatttcagTTACTGTTTTTGGTCTAGGCCAATCCATAACTGCCTCCACTTTCTTGGGATCCACAGATACTCCGTCTTTGGATATTATATGGCCCAAGAAGGTGACGCTCtttagccaaaattcacacttcttgaatttggcaTAGAGTTCTTTCTCCCTTAGCGTCTGAAGAGTGAGCCGGAGATGCTCTTGTGGTCTTATTCACTTGGTGAATATAcgaggatgtcgtcaatgaacaTCACCACAAACTTGTCAAGGAACGGCTTGAACACTctattcatgagatccatgaatgTTTTCGGTGCGTTAGTTAACCCGAAAGGCATCACCatgaattcataatgcccataacgtgtccgaaaaGCTGTTTTCGGAACGTCTTCTGTCTTGACTTTCAACTGGTGGTAACCTGACCTTAGATCGAGCTTGTAAAAGACTGTAGCTCCTTTGAtttgatcgaacaaatcatcaattcttggAAGGGGGTACTTGTTCTTGGTTGTGATCTTATTGAGTTCTCGATAGTCGATACACAACCTCATactcccatctttcttcttcacaaatagcaccggggctccccaaggagatgcaCTTGGTCGTATTTGATTTTTATCTAACAATTCTTGGATTTgctcttttaattctttcaattctgctggAGCCATTCGGTATGGTGCTTTCGAGATAGGTGCATCACCAGGTACCAGATTAATTTCAAATTCCACTTCGCGGTCGGAAATTACCCCAGGAAGTTCTTCAGGAAacacatccaaaaattcttgaACTACCGGAATATTTTATAAAGAAATTGTAACTTCTTCCTTTATCTCGCCTACCACTGCTAGGTATACTTCTTCGCCACTTTTCATAGCTTTCCAAGTTTGAGAAGCAGATAAAAGGGATTTCTGCTCCTTGACTTTTCCATGATAAATGACTTTGTCGAGATTTGCAGCTTTCAATTTGACATTATTCATGCGACAATCTACTAAAGCATGGTTATTTTCTAGCCAATCCATTCCTAAAATGGCATCAAATTCTACCATGGGTAGTTGAATGAGTTCAGCTTGAAATATGTGTTCACTAATTGTAATTACACAATCTCTGTGAACCCTATGTGTTTCAATTGTTTTGCTATTGGGAGTTGCTACTCTAAAAGGTTCCACCAGTATCTCAGGAGTAAGTCCTGACTTCTAAGCAAACCTCttaaatataaatgaatgtGTAGCACCACAATCGAACAATAAATAAGCAGAAGTTTTGTTGATTAGAATGGTACCTGCTACAACGTCATTTGCATTCTCGACTTCCTCTTGGGTTATAGCAAAAACTCGGGCATTTGGCTTGTTCTCCTTTGGTTTATTCGGAGAAAAACTGCATTTTGCCTCAGTTTCTTTGCCTTTGTTTTCTGGACAATCTACAATGCGGTGTCCAGTCTTTCCACATCCAAAACAGGCGCCACTTGCTCTGCGGCATTCTCCAAAGTGTTTAAATCCACAGGTACTACATGTTGTGATTTCTTGATTGCTTGGTTTTGAAGGAGCGCTCTTGTTTGTTCCAGTAAGCTGATATGGTTTCTTGAATGTCTGTTTTCTTGTTGAATATTGCCCCACAAGAGGTCTTTTGTTCGTGTTCTCATCATCCCTTCGCTTGATATCGATCTCAGCTCGAATTGCAGCTCCCATTAAATCAGCGAAACTTGTGGCATGGTAAACAACTAAATCTGTCTGAATACGACTGCTCAAACCTCTTTTGAAACGGTGCATCTTCAAGACATCATCAGCCATGATAGTAGGAGCATACGTTCCAAGtgaattgaattttgaagtgtATTCAACCACTGACATATCCTGAGTCTGAGTGAAATTTTCGAACTCACTTAATTTTTGCAATCTGACTTCCGCAGGATAATACTTCTTCAGGAACACATCCTTAAATTGTCGCCACGTGATTGGACCAGCTGCTATCATAGGTGGTGACACTGCCTCCCACCACTTGGCTGCTTTTTCTTCCAAGAAGGGTGTTACtacatccaccttaaactcatcAGGGATCTCGAGTAAGTGAAGTTGAGTCTCGATATTCTTGAGCCAATATTGGCCAACCTCAGGATCTGGATCTCCTTTAAAGGTTTGGGCTCGGTTCTTTCTCAGTGACTCATAATGATACTTCACCCCATGCACCTGTGGTATTGCCTGTGGTGGTGGATTGCCATTTGCAGGCGAGTTTCCCAACCCTTGAAGGGTGTTAGCCACAATGGATGCTATAGCCGCCAAGTCAGCATGATTTAGGCCTAACCCTTGCGGTGGTGGCGGTGGCGGGTTACCTTCATTGTTGATGTTGTTGCGGTTTCTATAGCGAGGGTTACGATTGTTGCGTACTGGTCTATCTTCCATGTCCTACATACGTAAAAGTTTCTAAGATTCTAATAACTTAACAAGAGGGACACATAGGTAAACAAAAGACCATTCATTGAATTGCAGAATAACAACCAAATTGAAATAACAATTGATAGTTTTGGAATTGAAAGCAACAACGTAATTGGAACTAATGACAAGACAACATAGCTGAATAAAACTAATGCAACCATACTAATCTAAGTCTATAACTTCTCCATTCCCCATAACATCGACGGGCTCCTCCTCGACTTCTATATCTTCCGGATCTTCCTCCGAATCCTCCTCGAGTTCCTCCTCGGAATCCTCTTCTTGCACTTGATTTACGGCCTGGAGTAGAATGGCATTATGGTTATTCAAGTTTGCCATTGTACCCTACAATTGCTGGACTTGAGCTTCCAGCTGCTGGATGCGATCTCGCATCTGTTGCCGACGCTGCCCATGTTCTGTGCAGGACTGCTGCCCCAACTGTTTCTCATGCTCCACTTGATTAGTCAAGTAGCTAACAACACCAGAAATCTCTGCTATGGTGTCATGTGTTGTTCCCAATCTTTCTTTCGTCTGCTTATGCTCTATCTCAGCTGCCTCCATTTTTCCTTTCGTTTTGTTATGATCTTCTTCAGACTTAATCACTTGGTTGCGCAGAGCTTCTTCACGGAAATGATTAAGGTCCATGTCATCACGGAGATATATGTTATCCCCCCTCACTTTCTCTAACTCATAGAAGTACGTGTTGGCCCTCTTCTCCCATTCTCTCTGCTCACGCCTAGCAAGGACAACCTTAGCGCAAAGTCGAGTAATCTTACGCTTCTGGTTATCAATAACCAGTTGCTTCATGCGAAAGATGGAATGGGCACGGGTACGAGGAAAACTGGGCGCCATTTcctgaaataaaacaaatgtaaaggAAAGGCTTAGAACAAAATATCAGAGATCAGCAAATACACAACACATGAATAGTTTGCAATAATTTCAAACGAAACAGGACTGTTCGGAAAAATTTtccaaagaaagaaaattttgagatttttaattGAGCTGATAGTATCTACTGTGAGGATCGTGACACAATCGACGgaattggatttcgagttttctACAAAAAGTTATAAACATTCTAAATCTTTCCTAAAACGGCAAAAACATGATTTCGGAGGCCTAAACGAAGGAATTCGGCCGAAAAATGAGTTACCTCatggaaaaatataattttgcgATGACTTTGATTCGTGATATCGTTTCGGAGGGGACTACATTGGCCCTTTGGCCTACTAtgagaaattgccaaaaaatttCTAAGGTATTCCCACCCGGATTATGAACCTGgcgtctctgataccacaaaAATGTCACGCCCCGTGATCGGAACATAGCATCGGcgttgttaacaattttaaatcgTAAAACAACAAGCCATGTAGTGCATAAATAGCCTTCAACCAGTCTTTTACAAATCCAGAAATGTCTTTACAATAACCAAAACATGACAATAGCGGAAGCGAAATGtaaaagataataaaactaGTAAGACTGCTAGAAATtcttgatcaccaaccccagaaAGTGTGTTGCTCATCATCATCCAACTGTTCTTCGGTATCTGGGAAGGGAAGTAAGgggatgagtgttttgggaaacactcagcaagaggGGGCCAATCGTACATGCAAATgtcgaatatacatatatataggagttcaaAGGAAGCACGCTCCAACACATGTCGCAACATAAATCAGAACAATGCGAGACTTGAAACTGAGCATCAATACATATCATGAATGACATATAAACTTAGACATAACACTGTTATTCATCTTGTTAAGCatggctactgatcagtccctaatttTTACTCCTATAAGGGGGCGAGGccttaaacggttattataacccaccgcataaAGGGCCATATAATACCTTATCATGTTTTCAGAATTCTTACCACTTCttaagtcgaattctaacagtgCATAACAAGGAATTTCATGGAATAACTTGTACATAATTCAAAGAAATATGAACCAGGAGATGTACGATTGAACTTTCACAAACCGATCATGAAcgtttttaaaacatatatagatataagCCCTCTTACCTTAAGCGATTTGTAAGAAATCGTGCAGAACTTGATGTTGATAGTAAGCCTCAAACGTGAGCAGAAAACTTCTTCAAAATAGAACAGAATGCTTGCTTTGAAACTGGGACAGAAACCTTGCTCAAACTTTGGACAGGAATATGCTCGAACTGCTGCTATCAAACTGGTACTGCTTCTGCTATGCTTCGAAAGTGGCAGAAGGTTGGAACTCGAAAATGTGCAGAGTTTTACTCAGTCTTTTGTGCTCGAAAAATTGTGTGATTTCCCTTCCGAATCTACCACCATATATAGGTGTAAGAAGAAACTGAAGAGCCTCTCATTCATGGTCAATAACTCATATTAACAGCCATCATTCTCCATTATTGTGGCTGTTACATTTCTGACTGTTACAACAGcatgaatttcgaatttgacAGCATACTCCATCAGTTTCAGTAGCCACTACTCTCCATCATTGTGACTGTTACCCTTCCTTATGTTCAGTTGGTTCTTGCCCCTTTGAATTTCGAAATTTAATATCATTATACCATCAGTTATTTGCGTGTATATGACTGATAGAGTTACATCTTTTGCTttcaagtacatgcatataACCGTGGCTTCACAGTTACATCTTTttccttcaagtacatgcatataATCGTGGCTTCACACGCGCCGTCCTCTCGCTCCGAAAGGCCAAAACACCGAAATGAAACCCAACCAAAactaaacacttgcatttaaAGTATCTGACAAgacaataacaatacaagaagaGTTTTGTGACGTAAAACATTcgattcggtagtacctacatcgattcttgcttacaatacaaaatacgagaagttcgaattaCTAAACATGCtcgcaaaacataaactagattgacatgatgattcgacttctaaaccgagtctcacttctatcccttaCTCTTGACACTAACCAGGTctacgctgacttggtcctgcccctcctgttgccacgtacacatacaaaacaaagcaacagtcggataaaccggtgagaatgatattcccagtaaaagcaacataacaattaatacatGTAATATCTCAACAACAtgttttcaagacaacataatcaactcaagataatgatatgcatgtctttaaaatagggatatcaattctggtaaacaagggattgctgctgtacttttgggatcccgaggataagatcacgtaacgactcaccgactcttccaatcaaggtggtgccacgtatctcacttccctagactttggtgcaactataaggagtatgcttgtgagacctcggttctaaacaactaatctcgtatataaacaacaattaagcatacaattaagcatacaagatccaagaccaaagtaagaaattttttttttttaaaagaagagCACTTTGCGCCCGCGCCCGCGCAGAGCCTTCGCACAAactcacgcgcgcccgcgcagtgTTCACgcaccaaaaaaataaaaactcccagagcgcgcgcccgcgctgcccCTTCGAATTTTGGCATTTTTTACTACAAAACTCCTTTCCAAGTTCCGTATACAATACCAAAGGCAATCAAGATCCAAACATCATAAATACATTAAATAAAAAGAGTTCAACAGCTGTTCAGAAGTAGAGGACATACAACAATAACATAACGacaaagttcgatatctaaacatgttccaatacaACTAGTTGTACATGCTGATACGACTTctagaccgagtctcacttctactactttccctcgaagctaaccatgcctcttctgactggttcctgccccacctgttgccaagtacacatacaaaacaaagcaacagccggataaccggtgagaacgacattcccagtaaaagcaacataacaagtaatacaacaataaacatgctttcgaTGCAACAAGAAattcaataacaacgtaatgaaatgcatgtctttaaaccaggatatcaaaactgataaacgagggattgctgcagtgcttttgggatcccgaggagaagatcacgtaacaactcaccgactctcccaatcgaggtggtgccacgtatctcgctcctctagactttgagcaactgtgatgagtatgctagcactaggagaAACGGCTACGtcccaggccactcaatcatagttcccaaacgtctaaacaaaatggccggttctgcccgctgaaaacaagattggctcaagatgaatgcataacataaacataacacataagccatttaacaaaatccaatacaatcaaacaagaaaCAAGTTCCTCATGGTAGAACAAGGGtatatgcaagtatgtgatttcaaagggaaaactcaagaaccacagtcccgagtatgctatcccgctacgatgaatGCTGTTACCTTTAAATACAGTAGctcccaactctggatacgctacaaaagagattgtatcaaagtctaaccaatctatacAACAACATGGAAATggttcaaggtaaactctttataccgttcttcgttcaaatctctgaaacgatcaaacagctactaactcagggcttgacaactccaaacgaatatgttcagatacaaaatatgattgatcaataaccacgatcaacttacaagccaagttcatgactctcaaaacggttcgaaactccaaaaactcaaaccgacggcataacggctataactgaacaaaccagcaacgcagacagcagttcaataccgatatcaactcaattcaatgctaatacaacaacaacaagacaaaccaaacaaatctcaaaaccatgattttcgaaaatggcttccaaaaatcataacaaatccgaacttcgctctatttcaaaaccgacagataataaacgatcagaactctgtcaagaacaacatactcgaatctagaacgattctaaaaacatccaaaaactagaatgtatccgatcgtagaaaaacttacgatataacggagctctcgctgcagtaatagctaatctgccttcagaaataaattccaacgaccggatcgagctcggactgaaatcccaaaactTGGAAAGGATTTGGGGCGTCTACAATGGTGGAACTCGGTTTAGGGAAGAAGAGGAAGTGATTCACAAGTCAAACAaatgagtagataatatataaaaatccatatttgcgttttagtccctgaaatttccaaaatttacaaaaaggaccctgatcaaaatcaagtcgtctcgtgaactctgaaatctccgattaactgaaataaactcatttaagataaaaacgggacgTTACAATGCTAACACTAGGtaaacctctacacccaggccaatCACAGTATAGCTCCCAaaaagtctaaacaaaaagggctgttctgcccgTTGAAATCAAAGCTGGCTCAAAATGAATGCATaccaaaacataaaacataagccacataacgaaagctcaatcaatcaacaaaatactagtttcacatgctagaacaagtattgatgcaatatgtgatttttaagggaaaactcgaaaaccagctgtcccgagtatgctatcccgctaacgatcactgcttttacctttcaatgcagtagctccaactctagaaacgctacaataaaaggttgtatcaaagactatacaatctaaacaacaactacggttcaaggtaaatctctttaccgttcttcgtccaatctcttgacgatcaaatgctGTTAACACGG comes from Henckelia pumila isolate YLH828 chromosome 4, ASM3356847v2, whole genome shotgun sequence and encodes:
- the LOC140862116 gene encoding uncharacterized protein is translated as MKRRPLEFEVGEKAYVKISPMKGVVRFGKSGKLNPRCVRPFEILDKVGTLAYRLALPPDMSRIHNVFHVSQLRKYIPDPSHVLQIEPLVVEGNLKKEIKYEEVPIRIVDTKNQVLRRRTIPYVKIQWSNHTEREATWELEEKMRNLYPFLFAEQANPIFEDETSPKVGGM